Proteins from a genomic interval of Desulfovibrio sp. X2:
- the murB gene encoding UDP-N-acetylmuramate dehydrogenase → MTALDLTHDVPLARRTTLRLGGTALAEAVVREEEDLVALTDALCELGGEPVAFGAGSNVLAKDGELGVVLVSSRWATGPARLAEDESGVLVRVGSGIKLQSLLAWLASEGLSGIERLRGIPGSVGGAVAMNAGSWGQSFCERMVRVRLWSPAHGERWIEAGQWEAGYRRFAPEGEEGFFLVLEAELLLSKRDPAAIRADMSEYFLRKKAVQPVAAATCGCVFKNPEGESAGRLLDRAGFRGVGLGGMAFSEMHANFLVNVGDGRSSEAMELISLAQSAVRTRFGLDLELEVKVVG, encoded by the coding sequence ATGACGGCCCTGGACCTGACGCACGACGTCCCCCTCGCGCGCCGCACCACGCTTCGCCTCGGCGGCACAGCCCTGGCCGAGGCCGTGGTGCGCGAGGAGGAGGACCTCGTGGCCCTCACGGACGCCCTGTGCGAGCTCGGCGGCGAGCCCGTGGCCTTCGGCGCCGGGTCCAACGTGCTGGCCAAGGACGGGGAGCTCGGCGTGGTCCTGGTGAGCTCGCGCTGGGCTACCGGGCCCGCGCGCCTGGCCGAGGACGAGAGCGGGGTGCTCGTGCGCGTGGGGTCGGGCATCAAGCTGCAGTCCCTGCTCGCCTGGCTGGCCTCGGAGGGCCTTTCCGGGATCGAGCGGCTGCGCGGCATCCCCGGCAGCGTGGGCGGCGCCGTGGCCATGAATGCCGGGTCCTGGGGGCAGAGCTTCTGCGAGCGCATGGTCCGGGTGCGCCTGTGGTCGCCCGCGCACGGCGAGCGCTGGATCGAGGCCGGACAGTGGGAGGCGGGGTACCGCCGCTTCGCGCCCGAGGGGGAAGAGGGCTTCTTCCTGGTGCTCGAGGCCGAACTCCTGCTCTCGAAGCGCGACCCCGCCGCAATCCGGGCCGACATGTCCGAGTACTTCCTGCGCAAGAAGGCGGTGCAGCCCGTGGCCGCGGCCACCTGCGGCTGCGTCTTCAAGAATCCCGAGGGCGAGAGCGCGGGCAGGCTGCTCGACCGCGCGGGCTTTCGCGGCGTCGGGCTCGGCGGCATGGCCTTCTCGGAGATGCACGCGAATTTCCTGGTCAACGTGGGCGACGGCCGCTCCTCCGAGGCGATGGAACTCATCTCCCTGGCGCAAAGCGCGGTGCGCACCCGCTTCGGCCTGGACCTCGAGCTGGAAGTGAAGGTGGTCGGATGA
- a CDS encoding radical SAM protein: MTSARERIHFLGAGRPELPDPGGRLPTALVFAGEESLALSTLGWQAAWRILADLPGLRVERVFLPGPNEAPASADSGIPLSDFPLLAASVNFEEEFKALAEMLLAAEIPLRRTDRPDWPLVLIGGPVAFLNPAPLMPLADAFFVGEAEAGLAEAVAVVRDVRLAGGGKDEAIARLERLPGVLVPGRTPLPVRRVVAGGITNELSAPCYSTFVSPRSAFRDMFLVEVNRGCPYGCRFCAAGSIYRPPRHATLEGLKDLVEQAAPQKVGLVGTALTDWPDLRAFLEWLKERKTKFSLSSVRADGLSDDFLTFLRDTGLRTLTLALEAPSERLRRAAGKRLDTGRLLEVVSSVSRLQFNKLKLYLIVGWPGETDADYEEFGDFLAEFSAARERGRGKKGKGLDVAVLSVAPLVPKPWTPLQWSAMRPEAELAARLDRLRALCRPHKGLRLEGESPFAARLQGLLTRGDEALFDLIELAARQGTWRKALAEWDGDMARYLDRERSREEPFPWEVVDTGVSRAYLWREWQAYLAGKEGVLCPDDGCGSCGRCGLTARASVRSKDQGDGPCAT; the protein is encoded by the coding sequence GTGACGTCCGCACGAGAGCGCATCCATTTTCTGGGGGCTGGGCGCCCAGAGCTTCCCGATCCGGGCGGCAGGCTGCCCACGGCCCTCGTTTTCGCGGGCGAGGAATCGCTCGCCCTGTCCACCCTCGGCTGGCAGGCCGCCTGGCGCATCCTCGCCGACCTGCCGGGCCTGCGCGTCGAACGCGTCTTCCTGCCCGGACCAAACGAGGCCCCTGCCTCGGCCGATTCCGGCATACCCCTGTCAGACTTTCCCCTGCTCGCGGCCTCGGTGAACTTCGAGGAGGAGTTCAAGGCCCTGGCCGAGATGCTGCTCGCCGCAGAGATTCCGCTTCGGCGGACCGATCGGCCGGACTGGCCCCTGGTGCTCATCGGCGGCCCGGTGGCCTTCCTGAATCCCGCGCCGCTCATGCCGCTCGCGGACGCCTTCTTCGTGGGCGAGGCCGAGGCCGGGCTGGCCGAGGCCGTGGCCGTGGTGCGCGACGTGCGGCTTGCGGGCGGCGGCAAGGACGAGGCCATCGCCCGCCTGGAAAGGCTCCCCGGCGTCCTGGTCCCGGGGCGCACGCCCCTGCCCGTGCGCCGCGTGGTCGCCGGTGGGATCACGAACGAGCTTTCCGCCCCCTGCTATTCCACCTTCGTCAGCCCCCGTTCGGCCTTCCGGGACATGTTCCTGGTCGAGGTCAACCGGGGCTGCCCCTACGGCTGCCGCTTCTGCGCCGCGGGCTCCATCTACCGCCCGCCGCGCCACGCCACCCTCGAAGGGCTGAAGGATCTGGTCGAGCAGGCCGCGCCGCAGAAGGTGGGGCTCGTGGGCACGGCGCTCACGGACTGGCCGGACCTGCGCGCCTTCCTCGAGTGGCTGAAGGAACGCAAGACCAAGTTCTCCCTCTCCTCGGTGCGGGCGGACGGCCTCTCCGACGACTTCCTGACTTTTTTGCGCGACACGGGGCTGCGCACCCTGACCCTGGCGCTCGAGGCCCCGAGCGAGCGACTGCGGCGCGCCGCGGGCAAGCGGCTGGACACCGGCCGCCTGCTCGAGGTGGTTTCGAGCGTGAGCCGCCTGCAGTTCAACAAGCTGAAGCTCTATCTCATCGTGGGCTGGCCCGGGGAGACGGACGCGGACTACGAGGAGTTCGGCGATTTCCTCGCCGAGTTTTCCGCTGCGCGCGAGCGCGGCCGGGGGAAGAAGGGCAAGGGGCTCGACGTGGCCGTGCTCTCCGTGGCCCCGCTGGTGCCCAAGCCCTGGACCCCGCTGCAGTGGTCGGCCATGCGGCCCGAGGCGGAGCTCGCGGCCCGGCTCGACCGGCTGCGCGCGCTCTGCCGCCCGCACAAGGGGCTCAGGCTCGAGGGCGAGTCGCCCTTCGCCGCCCGGCTGCAGGGTCTTTTGACGCGCGGCGACGAGGCCCTCTTCGACCTCATCGAGCTGGCCGCGCGCCAGGGGACGTGGCGCAAGGCCCTGGCGGAATGGGACGGCGACATGGCACGATATTTGGATAGAGAAAGGTCACGGGAGGAGCCTTTTCCCTGGGAGGTGGTGGACACGGGAGTGTCGCGCGCTTATCTCTGGAGAGAATGGCAAGCCTACCTGGCAGGGAAAGAGGGGGTGCTCTGCCCTGACGACGGATGCGGGAGCTGCGGCCGCTGCGGCCTTACGGCCCGAGCATCCGTCCGGTCGAAAGACCAAGGAGACGGACCATGCGCCACTTGA
- the murG gene encoding undecaprenyldiphospho-muramoylpentapeptide beta-N-acetylglucosaminyltransferase, translating to MKRLVLTTGGTGGHIFPALSVAEEVRRRNPEAEVLFIGGKYGPEGDLARKAGLAFEALPVRGVLGRGVAAAGAACRLAGGVFTARRLLASFRPQVVAGFGGYGGFCPVMAARTQGIPCAVHEQNSVPGAANRLLARFADKVLVTYPDEGHAFDPAKVVRTGNPVRAAIRELGSLRHERAGERLRLLVLGGSQGAMALNTMLAEAWPALYERGVIVWHQTGERDLERVRGLYGISGESAPAGARIVPFIEDMAGAYAWADLAVCRAGATTLAELTVAGTPSLLVPFPHATHDHQTVNARYLEAKGAAVLLPQAGLTAEILARTVGGIAAEPGRLEAMAEAARAEGRPDAAARVADELEKLAGKA from the coding sequence CTGAAGCGCCTGGTCCTCACCACCGGCGGCACGGGCGGCCACATCTTCCCGGCCCTGTCCGTGGCCGAGGAGGTCCGCCGCCGCAACCCCGAGGCCGAGGTCCTCTTCATCGGCGGCAAGTACGGCCCCGAGGGCGACCTGGCGCGCAAGGCGGGACTCGCTTTCGAGGCCCTGCCCGTGCGCGGCGTGCTCGGCCGGGGCGTGGCCGCGGCGGGCGCGGCCTGCAGGCTCGCGGGCGGCGTGTTCACGGCGCGGCGCCTGCTGGCCTCCTTCAGGCCGCAGGTCGTGGCGGGCTTCGGCGGCTACGGCGGCTTCTGCCCGGTGATGGCGGCCAGGACCCAGGGCATCCCCTGCGCGGTGCACGAGCAGAACTCCGTGCCCGGCGCGGCCAACCGCCTCCTGGCCCGCTTCGCGGACAAGGTCCTCGTGACCTACCCGGACGAGGGCCATGCCTTCGATCCGGCCAAGGTGGTGCGCACGGGCAACCCGGTGCGCGCGGCCATCCGCGAGCTCGGAAGCCTCCGCCACGAGCGCGCGGGCGAGCGGCTGCGCCTGCTGGTGCTCGGCGGCAGCCAGGGCGCCATGGCGCTGAACACGATGCTGGCCGAGGCCTGGCCCGCCCTCTACGAGCGCGGGGTCATCGTCTGGCACCAGACCGGCGAGCGCGACCTCGAGCGGGTGCGCGGCCTCTACGGGATTTCCGGGGAGAGCGCCCCGGCGGGAGCGCGCATCGTCCCCTTCATCGAGGACATGGCCGGGGCCTACGCCTGGGCCGACCTCGCGGTCTGCCGCGCCGGGGCCACGACCCTGGCCGAGCTGACCGTGGCCGGGACGCCCTCGCTGCTGGTGCCCTTCCCGCACGCCACGCACGACCACCAGACGGTCAACGCCCGCTACCTGGAGGCCAAGGGCGCGGCCGTGCTCCTGCCCCAGGCGGGGCTCACGGCGGAGATACTGGCCCGCACCGTGGGCGGCATCGCGGCCGAGCCGGGCAGGCTCGAGGCCATGGCCGAGGCAGCGCGCGCGGAAGGGCGCCCGGACGCCGCGGCGCGCGTGGCGGACGAACTGGAGAAGCTGGCCGGGAAGGCCTGA
- the ftsZ gene encoding cell division protein FtsZ: MDLELITDNNAKIKVIGVGGGGGNAVNNMIESQLRGVTFITANTDCQAMTRSKAEFKIQLGDKLTKGLGAGANPEIGRNAALESMEQIKQLIGDSDMVFVTAGMGGGTGTGAAPVIAQVAREMGALTVGVVTKPFFFEGKKRLAQAEKGIAEFRQHVDSLITIPNDRLLSLASKKATFLEMLKKADEVLFYAVKGISDLIMVHGLINLDFADVKAVMGESGLALMGTGIARGENRAKEAAMKAITSPLLEDVTIDGARGVLINITCGPDMTIDEVSEAANTVSEAAHEDAQIFFGTVFDPEIGDEMRITVIATGIENEAAEGGDTGKVSPLRRKGGGNLAAVQGQAAAAAAAPAAGKPRSLSGVVSSEDLSIPTYLRWQKQNGYDAEPQARPQAKAAVGGAAPGEEDFVFDEEEFEIPSFIRKQAD; encoded by the coding sequence ATGGATCTCGAACTCATCACCGACAATAACGCGAAGATCAAGGTCATCGGCGTGGGCGGAGGCGGCGGAAACGCGGTCAACAACATGATCGAGTCGCAGCTGCGCGGCGTGACCTTCATCACGGCCAACACGGACTGCCAGGCCATGACCCGCTCCAAGGCGGAATTCAAGATCCAGCTCGGCGACAAGCTGACCAAGGGACTCGGCGCGGGCGCCAATCCCGAGATCGGCCGCAACGCCGCCCTGGAGAGCATGGAGCAGATCAAGCAGCTCATCGGGGACAGCGACATGGTCTTCGTGACCGCCGGCATGGGCGGCGGCACGGGCACCGGCGCGGCCCCGGTCATCGCCCAGGTGGCGCGCGAGATGGGCGCCCTGACCGTGGGCGTGGTCACCAAGCCCTTCTTCTTCGAGGGCAAGAAGCGCCTCGCGCAGGCCGAGAAGGGCATCGCCGAGTTCCGCCAGCACGTGGACTCGCTGATCACCATCCCGAACGACCGCCTGCTCTCCCTGGCCTCCAAGAAGGCCACCTTCCTGGAGATGCTGAAGAAGGCCGACGAGGTGCTGTTCTACGCGGTCAAAGGCATTTCGGACCTGATCATGGTCCACGGCCTCATCAACCTCGACTTCGCGGACGTCAAGGCCGTCATGGGCGAGTCGGGGCTGGCCCTCATGGGCACCGGCATCGCCCGCGGCGAGAACCGGGCCAAGGAGGCGGCCATGAAGGCCATCACCAGCCCGCTGCTCGAGGACGTGACCATCGACGGCGCCCGCGGCGTGCTGATCAACATCACCTGCGGCCCCGACATGACCATCGACGAGGTCTCCGAGGCGGCCAACACGGTCTCCGAGGCGGCCCACGAGGACGCGCAGATCTTCTTCGGCACGGTCTTCGATCCGGAGATCGGCGACGAGATGCGCATCACGGTCATCGCCACGGGCATCGAGAACGAGGCCGCCGAGGGCGGCGATACCGGCAAGGTCTCGCCCCTGCGCCGCAAGGGCGGCGGCAACCTCGCCGCCGTGCAGGGACAGGCCGCGGCCGCGGCCGCCGCGCCCGCCGCGGGCAAGCCCCGCAGCCTGAGCGGCGTGGTCAGCAGCGAGGATCTCTCGATCCCCACCTACCTGCGCTGGCAGAAGCAGAACGGCTACGACGCCGAGCCCCAGGCCAGGCCCCAGGCCAAGGCCGCGGTCGGCGGCGCCGCTCCCGGCGAGGAGGACTTCGTCTTCGACGAAGAGGAATTCGAAATCCCGAGCTTCATCCGCAAGCAGGCGGATTAG
- the murC gene encoding UDP-N-acetylmuramate--L-alanine ligase: MRTKVKHIHMIGIGGSGMSGIAEVLLNQGYGVSGSDVAMGPVTKRLMKLGASVFIGHGAQNVAGDVDVVVKSTAIKDDNPEVVEARERGIPVIPRAEMLAELMRLRTGVAVAGTHGKTTTTSLLAEVFAAAGYDPTVIIGGRLNAYGSNAHLGEGEYLIAEADESDGSFLCLAPIITVVTNVDADHLDHYKGGIEEIDDAFVQFMNKVPFWGMNVVCGDDPGVRRLLPRIKRRMSTYGFGKDCRIRAEVVQTGLRGIFRVFVDGEHWADVTLNQPGRHNILNALGVIGVSLEVGLAKDKVIEALSRFGGVGRRFELKGERHGVLVVDDYGHHPAEIRATLETARACYPDRRLVVAFQPHRFSRTQALFGDFCKVFENCDQLLLTEIYAASEAPIPGVSGQSLAQGIRQVSKTPVEYFQSLDEMLLALPNILRPRDLLLTLGAGSITQIGPKYLEME, from the coding sequence GTGAGAACGAAGGTCAAGCACATCCACATGATCGGCATCGGCGGCTCCGGCATGAGCGGCATCGCCGAGGTCCTGCTCAACCAGGGCTACGGCGTGTCCGGCTCGGACGTGGCCATGGGCCCGGTGACCAAGCGGCTCATGAAGCTCGGCGCCTCGGTCTTCATCGGCCACGGCGCGCAGAACGTGGCCGGGGACGTGGACGTGGTGGTCAAGTCCACGGCCATCAAGGACGACAACCCCGAGGTGGTCGAGGCGCGCGAGCGCGGCATCCCCGTGATCCCGCGCGCCGAGATGCTGGCCGAGCTGATGCGCCTGCGCACCGGCGTGGCCGTTGCGGGCACGCACGGCAAGACCACCACCACCTCGCTCCTGGCCGAGGTCTTCGCGGCCGCGGGCTACGATCCCACGGTGATCATCGGCGGCCGCCTCAACGCCTACGGCTCCAACGCCCACCTGGGCGAGGGCGAGTACCTGATCGCCGAGGCCGACGAGTCCGACGGCTCCTTCCTCTGCCTCGCGCCCATCATCACCGTGGTCACCAACGTGGATGCCGACCATCTGGACCACTACAAGGGGGGCATCGAGGAGATCGACGACGCCTTCGTGCAGTTCATGAACAAGGTGCCGTTCTGGGGCATGAACGTGGTCTGCGGCGACGACCCCGGCGTGCGCCGCCTGCTGCCGCGCATCAAGCGCCGCATGTCCACCTACGGCTTCGGCAAGGACTGCCGCATCCGGGCGGAGGTGGTGCAGACCGGGCTGCGCGGCATCTTCCGCGTCTTCGTGGACGGCGAGCACTGGGCCGACGTGACCCTGAACCAGCCCGGCCGCCACAACATCCTGAACGCGCTCGGCGTCATCGGCGTCTCCCTGGAAGTGGGACTCGCCAAGGACAAGGTCATCGAGGCGCTGAGCCGCTTCGGCGGCGTGGGCCGACGTTTCGAACTCAAGGGCGAGAGGCACGGCGTGCTCGTGGTGGACGACTACGGCCACCACCCGGCCGAGATCCGCGCCACCCTGGAGACCGCCCGCGCCTGCTACCCGGACCGCCGCCTGGTGGTGGCGTTTCAGCCGCACCGCTTCTCCCGCACCCAGGCGCTCTTCGGCGACTTCTGCAAGGTCTTCGAGAACTGCGACCAGCTCCTGCTCACCGAGATCTACGCGGCCTCCGAGGCCCCGATCCCGGGCGTGTCCGGCCAGAGCCTGGCCCAGGGCATCCGGCAGGTGAGCAAGACGCCGGTGGAATACTTCCAGAGCCTGGACGAGATGCTCCTGGCCCTGCCCAACATCCTGAGGCCCCGCGACCTGCTGCTGACGCTCGGCGCAGGCAGCATCACCCAGATCGGCCCCAAGTACCTGGAGATGGAATGA
- the ftsA gene encoding cell division protein FtsA — translation MAKSKGELVVGLDIGTTKVCAVVGEMSPEGVDIVGIGTSPSTGLRKGVVVNIEQTVQSIKKAIEEAELMAGCEIRSVYAGIAGSHIKGFNSHGVIAVKGGEVGPKDVERVIDAAKAVAIPLDREVIHILPQEYIVDDQRGIADPLGMAGVRLEVKVHIVTGAVTSAQNIVRSCHRSGLDVAEIVLESMASAQAVLTEEEREIGVALVDIGGGTTDIAVFSNDSIKHTGVLALGGTNLTNDIAFGLRTPMVAAEKIKVKYGCALAEMVRSDEVIEVPSVGGREARRLSRQVLAEICEPRVEEILTLVDQELVRSGFKNTVAAGVVLTGGTSLIEGCQELGEQIFNLPTRVGYPQNVGGLKDVVNSPMYATAVGLLMYGAQKEGVEQRFRIRDDNVFNRILGTMRKWFTDIK, via the coding sequence ATGGCCAAGTCGAAAGGTGAACTCGTCGTCGGACTGGATATCGGCACCACCAAGGTCTGCGCCGTGGTGGGCGAGATGAGCCCCGAAGGGGTGGACATCGTGGGCATCGGCACGAGTCCGTCCACCGGCCTGCGCAAGGGCGTGGTGGTGAACATCGAGCAGACCGTCCAGTCCATCAAGAAGGCGATCGAAGAGGCCGAGCTGATGGCCGGCTGCGAGATCCGCTCGGTCTACGCCGGCATCGCGGGCAGCCACATCAAGGGATTCAATTCCCACGGCGTCATCGCGGTCAAGGGCGGGGAGGTCGGCCCCAAGGACGTGGAGCGGGTCATCGACGCGGCCAAGGCCGTGGCCATCCCGCTGGACCGCGAGGTCATCCACATCCTGCCGCAGGAATACATCGTGGACGACCAGCGCGGCATCGCCGACCCGCTCGGCATGGCGGGCGTGCGGCTCGAGGTCAAGGTGCACATCGTCACGGGCGCGGTGACCTCGGCCCAGAACATCGTGCGCTCCTGCCACCGCTCGGGGCTGGACGTGGCCGAGATCGTGCTCGAGTCCATGGCCTCCGCCCAGGCGGTGCTGACCGAGGAGGAGCGCGAGATCGGCGTGGCGCTGGTGGACATCGGCGGAGGGACCACGGACATCGCGGTCTTCTCCAACGACTCCATCAAGCACACGGGCGTGCTCGCCCTGGGCGGCACGAACCTGACCAACGACATCGCCTTCGGCCTGCGCACGCCCATGGTGGCGGCCGAAAAGATCAAGGTGAAGTACGGCTGCGCGCTGGCCGAGATGGTCCGTTCCGACGAGGTCATCGAGGTGCCGAGCGTGGGCGGCCGCGAGGCCCGCAGGCTCTCCCGCCAGGTTCTGGCCGAGATCTGCGAGCCGCGCGTGGAGGAGATTCTGACCCTGGTGGACCAGGAACTGGTCCGCTCCGGGTTCAAGAATACGGTGGCGGCGGGCGTGGTGCTCACCGGCGGCACCTCGCTCATCGAGGGCTGCCAGGAGCTGGGCGAACAGATCTTCAACCTGCCGACGCGCGTGGGCTACCCGCAGAACGTCGGCGGCCTGAAGGATGTGGTCAACTCCCCGATGTACGCGACGGCCGTAGGGCTGCTCATGTACGGGGCGCAGAAGGAGGGCGTGGAGCAGCGGTTCCGCATCCGCGACGACAACGTCTTCAACCGCATCCTGGGAACCATGCGCAAGTGGTTCACGGACATCAAGTAG
- a CDS encoding VOC family protein translates to MDRSLHFEIFAENPARMAGFYAQAFGLEFKEEHPEEGYSLVDGRMDGQCGLSGRVGPRPALTMGGMPTIHVVSVADAIKRVAASGGRLLVPRRAIPGVGWMAYCEDPEGNSFGVFEHDSEAV, encoded by the coding sequence ATGGACCGAAGCCTTCATTTCGAGATTTTTGCCGAGAACCCGGCCCGCATGGCCGGTTTCTACGCACAGGCCTTCGGGCTCGAATTCAAGGAAGAGCACCCGGAGGAGGGGTATTCCCTCGTGGACGGCCGCATGGACGGACAGTGCGGCCTGTCGGGCCGGGTCGGCCCCAGGCCGGCCCTGACCATGGGAGGGATGCCTACCATACATGTCGTTTCAGTGGCCGATGCGATCAAGCGTGTCGCGGCTTCGGGCGGGCGGCTCCTGGTGCCGCGCCGGGCGATCCCCGGCGTGGGCTGGATGGCCTACTGCGAGGACCCGGAGGGCAACAGCTTCGGCGTCTTCGAGCATGATTCCGAGGCCGTCTGA
- a CDS encoding cell division protein FtsQ/DivIB — protein sequence MTSLAATRRGRVQLTRNGGTKARNAGSSYSRGAPAAKPRKGSNSYRGQKGEGGVVAARMARGAGFLAGRMVVLSLLLALVSTVSLGLLYGYRWLTVNPYFSLRQVEVTGNSRLSRDEVLKLAGVTGGENTLELNIRDVESRISSDPWIKSVTVERVLPGTLKLTIAEKQAAFWVQRGTTLYYAEADGDIIAPVEADHFASLPVLELLPGSESWLDDMPLFAAELAHNRWFFSLRDIELMQAGGGDLTLVLSDGRTLSLDLSDWEGGLDRMKVVADDLSRRNEWNFVRHMQASGGRVWVRLAKTGA from the coding sequence ATGACGTCCCTGGCCGCAACGCGCCGCGGGCGCGTCCAGCTCACCCGAAACGGCGGGACCAAGGCCAGGAACGCGGGCTCGTCGTATTCTCGCGGGGCCCCGGCCGCCAAGCCGCGCAAGGGCAGCAACAGCTACCGCGGGCAGAAGGGCGAGGGCGGCGTCGTGGCGGCGCGCATGGCGCGCGGCGCGGGCTTTTTGGCCGGGCGCATGGTCGTGCTGAGCCTGCTCCTCGCGCTCGTGTCCACGGTCAGCCTGGGGCTGCTCTACGGCTACCGCTGGCTGACCGTGAACCCCTACTTCTCCCTGCGCCAGGTGGAGGTCACGGGCAACTCGCGGCTGAGCCGGGACGAGGTCCTGAAGCTCGCGGGCGTCACGGGGGGAGAGAACACCCTCGAGCTCAACATCCGCGACGTGGAGAGCCGCATCTCCTCGGACCCCTGGATCAAGTCCGTGACCGTGGAGCGCGTGCTGCCCGGCACGCTCAAGCTCACCATCGCGGAGAAGCAGGCCGCCTTCTGGGTGCAGCGCGGGACCACGCTCTACTACGCGGAGGCCGACGGCGACATCATCGCCCCGGTGGAGGCGGACCACTTCGCCTCGCTGCCGGTGCTCGAGCTCCTGCCCGGCTCGGAGTCGTGGCTGGACGACATGCCGCTCTTCGCGGCCGAGCTGGCGCACAACCGCTGGTTCTTCTCGCTGCGCGACATCGAGCTCATGCAGGCGGGCGGCGGCGACCTGACCCTGGTGCTCTCGGACGGCCGCACGCTGTCCCTGGATCTTTCGGACTGGGAAGGGGGGCTCGACCGCATGAAGGTCGTGGCCGACGACCTTTCCCGCCGCAACGAATGGAATTTCGTACGCCACATGCAGGCCTCGGGAGGCCGCGTGTGGGTTCGTCTGGCGAAGACCGGCGCCTGA